Proteins encoded by one window of Brevibacterium atlanticum:
- the tkt gene encoding transketolase: MTSLSWTELDNRAVDTARLLAADAVQRTGNGHPGTAMSLAPIAHYLYQHGLNHDPADPTWVGRDRFVLSCGHSSLTQYIQLYLAGFGLGLDDLKALRTWGSLTPGHPEVGHTAGVEITTGPLGSGLASAVGMAMASRRERGLFDPDAAPGTSPFDHSIVVLASDGDLEEGVSGEASSLAGTQELSNLLVIWDDNRISIEDDTAIAFGEDTVARYAAYGWHVQHVDFTAGDDYHEDIDAFHAAVEAARADARPSFIRLSTIIAWPAPNAQNTGGSHGSALGEDEIRATKEVLGFDPEATFVVDDEVLAHTRRALDRGRAAHQEWNETFAAWRSANPDNAALFDRLSKRELPVGLDAAFPVFEASEKGIATRAASGQVLNAIAETMPELWGGSADLAGSNNTLIKGEPSFLPAHRSTGAIAGHEYGRNIHFGVREFSAGLIGNGIALHGGTRPYNGTFLVFSDYQRPAVRLAALQQLPNLFVWTHDSIGLGEDGPTHQPIEHLSALRAIPGLDVVRPADANETAVAWRKILDRTDGPSGLVLTRQAVPVLDREKYAPASEAARGGYVLTDTGDEPQVAIIASGSEVAIALEAAQTLADAGTAARVISMPCQEWFDAQPEEYRNTVLPGSLKARVSIEAASAMSWHKYLGDAGRAVSIEHFGASADYATLYQKFGITPAAVVDAARESIAAAEAQA, from the coding sequence ATGACATCTCTGTCCTGGACTGAACTCGACAACCGCGCTGTCGACACCGCCCGCCTCCTCGCCGCCGATGCGGTCCAGCGGACCGGAAACGGACACCCGGGCACCGCGATGAGCCTGGCGCCCATCGCGCACTACCTCTACCAGCACGGACTCAATCACGACCCGGCCGACCCGACATGGGTCGGCCGTGATCGTTTCGTCCTCTCCTGCGGTCACAGCTCGCTGACTCAGTACATCCAGCTCTACCTCGCCGGATTCGGCCTCGGACTCGACGATCTCAAGGCTCTGCGCACCTGGGGATCGCTGACCCCGGGCCACCCGGAGGTCGGCCACACCGCGGGCGTCGAGATCACCACGGGCCCGCTGGGCTCAGGACTCGCCTCGGCGGTGGGAATGGCCATGGCCTCGCGCCGCGAACGCGGACTCTTCGATCCCGATGCCGCACCCGGAACCTCCCCCTTCGACCATTCGATCGTCGTCCTCGCCTCCGACGGCGACCTCGAGGAGGGCGTGTCCGGTGAGGCCTCATCCCTGGCCGGGACGCAGGAGCTGTCGAACCTGCTGGTGATCTGGGATGACAACCGCATCTCCATCGAGGACGACACCGCCATCGCCTTCGGCGAGGACACCGTCGCCCGCTATGCCGCGTACGGCTGGCACGTCCAGCACGTCGACTTCACCGCCGGGGACGACTACCACGAAGACATCGACGCCTTCCATGCCGCCGTCGAGGCCGCACGAGCCGATGCGCGCCCCTCATTCATCCGCCTGTCCACGATCATCGCGTGGCCGGCCCCGAACGCTCAGAACACGGGCGGTTCGCACGGTTCGGCCCTCGGTGAGGACGAGATCCGCGCGACGAAGGAGGTCCTCGGCTTCGACCCCGAGGCGACCTTCGTCGTCGACGACGAGGTCCTCGCCCACACCCGCCGGGCCCTCGACCGCGGTCGCGCCGCCCACCAGGAATGGAACGAGACCTTCGCCGCGTGGCGGTCCGCCAACCCGGACAATGCCGCACTGTTCGACCGCCTGTCCAAGCGCGAACTGCCCGTGGGCCTCGACGCGGCCTTCCCCGTCTTCGAAGCGAGCGAGAAGGGCATCGCCACGCGCGCCGCCTCCGGCCAGGTGCTCAATGCGATCGCCGAGACGATGCCGGAGCTGTGGGGTGGTTCGGCCGACCTCGCAGGATCGAACAACACGCTGATCAAGGGTGAGCCGAGCTTCCTCCCGGCACACCGTTCGACCGGGGCGATCGCCGGACACGAATACGGTCGCAACATCCACTTCGGAGTCCGCGAATTCTCCGCCGGCCTCATCGGCAACGGCATCGCCCTGCACGGCGGCACCCGCCCGTACAACGGCACGTTCCTCGTCTTCAGCGACTACCAGCGCCCGGCCGTGCGCCTGGCCGCGCTGCAGCAGCTGCCGAACCTGTTCGTCTGGACCCATGACTCCATCGGACTCGGCGAGGACGGACCGACCCACCAGCCGATCGAGCACCTCTCCGCCCTACGCGCGATCCCGGGTCTCGATGTCGTCCGCCCCGCGGACGCCAACGAGACGGCGGTCGCCTGGAGGAAGATCCTCGATCGCACCGACGGCCCCTCCGGCCTCGTCCTCACCCGACAGGCCGTGCCGGTCCTCGACCGTGAGAAGTACGCTCCCGCCTCCGAGGCTGCCCGCGGCGGCTACGTGCTCACCGACACCGGTGACGAACCGCAGGTCGCGATCATCGCCAGCGGCTCCGAAGTCGCCATCGCCCTCGAGGCAGCACAGACCCTCGCCGACGCCGGCACCGCGGCACGCGTGATCTCGATGCCGTGCCAGGAATGGTTCGACGCTCAACCGGAGGAGTACCGGAACACGGTGCTGCCTGGCAGCCTCAAGGCACGCGTGAGCATCGAGGCCGCCTCGGCGATGAGCTGGCACAAGTACTTGGGCGACGCCGGGCGCGCCGTGTCGATCGAGCACTTCGGTGCCTCGGCCGACTACGCCACCCTGTACCAGAAGTTCGGCATCACCCCGGCCGCCGTCGTCGACGCCGCACGGGAATCGATCGCAGCAGCGGAGGCACAGGCATGA
- the tal gene encoding transaldolase yields MSERLDQLHRAGVSIWLDDLSRTRLESGDLSRLIADSAVTGVTTNPTIFAAAISAGNDYDSAIAELGRQGADVDSSIEALTTTDVAEAARLLRPVYDATDGDDGRVSIEVAPPLAHDAGATVESAKALWRRVGEPNAMIKIPATDAGLRAISDTIAAGISVNVTLVFSLTRYRHVVEAFLQGLEKARAAGHDLSTIRSVASVFVSRVDSEVDSRLDALDSPDAAALKGRAGIANCVLAHEIHSQLFTSERFRVLELAGAKPQRLLWASTGVKNPDYPDTMYVTGLVSPDTVNTMPEPTLEAFADHGEVSGQITAEDYRAADEVFDSLARLGIDYAEVMTVLEEQGLQKFDVSWSELQDTVRTALDRS; encoded by the coding sequence ATGAGCGAACGTCTCGACCAACTGCACCGGGCCGGCGTCTCCATCTGGCTCGACGACCTCTCCCGCACCCGTCTCGAGTCCGGGGACCTCTCCCGACTCATCGCCGACTCCGCAGTCACAGGTGTGACGACGAACCCGACGATCTTCGCTGCCGCGATCTCAGCCGGGAACGACTACGACTCCGCGATCGCCGAACTCGGCCGACAGGGCGCCGACGTCGATTCGTCCATCGAGGCGCTGACCACCACCGACGTGGCCGAGGCCGCGCGGCTGCTGCGCCCCGTCTACGATGCCACCGACGGTGACGACGGTCGCGTCTCGATCGAGGTCGCACCCCCGCTGGCCCACGATGCCGGGGCCACCGTGGAGTCGGCGAAGGCGCTGTGGCGGCGCGTCGGCGAACCGAACGCGATGATCAAGATCCCCGCCACCGACGCGGGGCTGCGCGCGATCTCCGACACCATCGCCGCGGGCATCAGCGTCAACGTCACCCTCGTGTTCTCACTCACCCGGTACCGGCACGTCGTGGAAGCCTTCCTCCAGGGTCTGGAGAAGGCGCGTGCGGCCGGTCACGACCTGTCGACGATCCGGTCGGTCGCCTCGGTGTTCGTCTCCCGGGTGGACTCCGAGGTCGACTCCCGACTCGATGCCCTCGACTCCCCCGATGCGGCTGCGCTCAAGGGCCGGGCGGGGATCGCGAACTGCGTGCTCGCGCACGAGATCCATTCGCAGCTGTTCACCTCGGAGCGGTTCAGGGTCCTCGAACTCGCCGGTGCCAAGCCGCAACGTCTGCTGTGGGCGTCGACGGGAGTGAAGAACCCCGACTACCCGGACACGATGTACGTCACCGGGCTCGTCTCCCCCGACACCGTGAACACCATGCCGGAACCGACCCTCGAGGCCTTCGCCGACCACGGCGAGGTCTCCGGGCAGATCACTGCCGAGGACTACCGGGCCGCCGACGAGGTCTTCGACTCGCTGGCCCGCCTCGGCATCGACTATGCGGAGGTGATGACCGTGCTCGAAGAGCAGGGACTGCAGAAGTTCGACGTCAGCTGGAGCGAACTCCAGGACACCGTCCGGACGGCGTTGGACCGATCATGA
- a CDS encoding glucose-6-phosphate isomerase, which produces MRLDLDVPVAAEFDAEAARLIDARVASRLRGQDAELFAGATDAADRMGWVDLAEHSEELLSRIESLRTELSAQGLRTISLAGMGGSSLAPEVMAAAAGVRLEIVDSTDPNQVAEAVGTDLEHTVLVIASKSGTTVETDAVRRSFTAAFESRGIDPASRMIAITDPGTPLDRLAADEGFLATFRADATVGGRFSALSAFGLVPAGLAGADVRTIVAEAAAASERLSADDEDNPALRFGTWLSIGHARSTEKLVLAETDPGLGGFAAWVEQLVAESLGKDGQGILPVVVDSPDDIGFSDARADALLCLLGPSEASGLGAPSGFEAVVDGGLGELFLFWEYATAIAGYSIGVNPFDQPDVEAAKVQARRLLDQPVTGQSAEPVFREGEIDVVAVVGEATDLIGALQELFAEVDEYGYVAIQAYLDRIADADAAALRPLVSTHAGVQSTFGFGPRYLHSTGQYHKGGHPNGVFLQITGEARTDLLVPGLGYGFAQLQRAQAAGDAAALGDKGRPVLRLHLRDRARGLDQLAEAIGRISPRHHFGVD; this is translated from the coding sequence ATGAGACTCGACCTCGATGTTCCCGTCGCCGCTGAGTTCGACGCCGAGGCCGCACGCCTCATCGATGCCCGGGTGGCCTCCCGCCTGCGCGGGCAGGATGCCGAGCTCTTTGCCGGTGCGACGGATGCCGCGGACCGGATGGGGTGGGTCGATCTGGCGGAGCACTCCGAGGAGCTGCTGAGCCGAATCGAATCGCTGCGGACCGAGCTGTCCGCACAGGGGCTGCGCACGATCAGCCTCGCCGGGATGGGCGGTTCGTCACTCGCACCCGAGGTGATGGCCGCCGCGGCGGGCGTGCGCCTCGAGATCGTCGATTCGACGGACCCGAACCAGGTCGCCGAGGCGGTCGGCACCGACCTCGAACACACCGTCCTCGTCATCGCGTCGAAGTCCGGGACCACGGTGGAGACTGATGCGGTCAGGCGCAGCTTCACAGCGGCCTTCGAATCCCGCGGCATCGATCCCGCGTCCCGGATGATCGCGATCACCGATCCCGGCACCCCGCTCGACCGGCTGGCTGCCGACGAGGGATTCCTCGCGACGTTCCGGGCCGACGCCACCGTCGGGGGACGCTTCAGTGCCCTGTCCGCGTTCGGACTCGTGCCGGCCGGACTCGCCGGCGCGGATGTCCGCACCATCGTCGCCGAGGCGGCCGCCGCCTCCGAGCGCCTGTCTGCCGATGATGAGGACAATCCGGCTCTGCGGTTCGGCACATGGCTGAGCATCGGCCATGCCCGTTCCACGGAGAAGCTCGTCCTCGCCGAAACCGATCCCGGGCTCGGCGGATTCGCCGCTTGGGTCGAACAGCTCGTCGCCGAGTCCCTCGGCAAGGACGGTCAGGGAATCCTGCCCGTCGTCGTGGACTCGCCCGACGACATCGGCTTCAGCGACGCCCGCGCCGATGCCCTGCTGTGCCTGCTCGGGCCCTCTGAGGCATCCGGGCTCGGCGCGCCCTCCGGTTTCGAAGCCGTGGTCGACGGCGGCCTCGGTGAGCTGTTCCTGTTCTGGGAGTACGCCACCGCGATCGCCGGCTACAGCATCGGGGTCAACCCCTTCGACCAGCCGGACGTCGAAGCCGCGAAGGTCCAGGCCCGACGCCTGCTCGACCAGCCGGTCACTGGGCAGTCGGCCGAACCGGTGTTCCGCGAGGGAGAGATCGACGTCGTCGCGGTCGTCGGCGAGGCCACGGATCTCATCGGGGCTCTGCAGGAGCTGTTCGCCGAAGTCGATGAGTACGGCTATGTCGCGATTCAGGCGTACCTCGACCGTATCGCCGATGCCGACGCGGCCGCCTTGCGTCCCTTGGTCTCCACGCATGCCGGTGTCCAGTCGACCTTCGGCTTCGGGCCGCGCTACCTGCACTCGACGGGTCAGTATCACAAGGGCGGCCACCCCAACGGCGTGTTCCTCCAGATCACCGGCGAAGCTCGCACCGATCTGCTGGTGCCGGGGCTCGGCTACGGGTTCGCTCAGCTGCAGCGGGCACAGGCCGCCGGCGATGCGGCGGCACTCGGGGACAAGGGACGTCCGGTGCTGCGGCTGCATCTGCGCGACCGCGCACGCGGGCTCGACCAACTCGCCGAGGCGATCGGACGCATCAGCCCGCGACACCACTTCGGAGTCGACTGA
- the secG gene encoding preprotein translocase subunit SecG, translating to MEILNIILIALLVITSIFLTLLILMHKGKGGGMSDMFGGGMSSSLGSSGVAERNLNRFTTLMAIVWAACIILLGILTRFNS from the coding sequence GTGGAAATCCTCAACATCATTCTCATCGCGCTGCTCGTGATCACGAGCATCTTCCTCACCCTGCTGATCCTCATGCACAAGGGCAAGGGCGGTGGCATGTCCGACATGTTCGGCGGCGGAATGTCGTCCTCGCTGGGGTCGTCGGGAGTCGCCGAGCGCAACCTCAACCGCTTCACCACACTCATGGCGATCGTGTGGGCTGCATGCATCATCCTGCTGGGCATCCTCACCCGCTTCAACTCCTGA
- the tpiA gene encoding triose-phosphate isomerase, giving the protein MSDRTLLLAGNWKMNHDHLEAISSVQKLAWALEDAKLEEGSCEVVVIPPFTDIRSVQTLVQGDKLWLKYGAQDVSQHAPGAHTGEIAASFLARLGCTYVVIGHSERRADNHETNEIVAAKIRAALSAELTPILCVGESLEQRQERTHVDFTLGQLEESLAGFGADDLDGLVIAYEPVWAIGTGETATAADAAEMATAIRARLVEKYGDATAASTRILYGGSVKTDNVSEIVASADVDGALVGGASLSGPDFAALCKAAVAK; this is encoded by the coding sequence ATGAGCGACCGCACCCTGCTGCTGGCAGGCAACTGGAAGATGAACCACGACCACCTCGAGGCGATCTCGAGCGTGCAGAAACTCGCCTGGGCCCTCGAAGACGCCAAACTCGAGGAGGGCAGCTGCGAGGTCGTCGTCATCCCGCCTTTCACCGACATCCGTTCGGTGCAGACCCTCGTCCAGGGAGACAAACTGTGGCTGAAATACGGTGCCCAGGACGTCTCCCAGCACGCACCCGGAGCGCATACCGGTGAGATCGCCGCATCATTCCTCGCCCGGCTCGGATGCACCTACGTCGTCATCGGCCACAGCGAACGACGCGCCGACAACCACGAGACGAACGAGATCGTGGCCGCGAAGATCCGCGCCGCTCTCTCGGCCGAACTCACTCCCATCCTGTGCGTCGGCGAATCGCTCGAACAGCGGCAGGAGCGGACGCACGTCGACTTCACCCTCGGACAGCTCGAGGAGTCCTTGGCCGGATTCGGGGCGGATGACCTCGACGGACTCGTCATCGCCTACGAACCCGTCTGGGCCATCGGCACGGGGGAGACCGCCACGGCCGCCGACGCCGCAGAGATGGCGACAGCGATCCGCGCCCGTCTCGTCGAGAAGTACGGCGACGCGACAGCCGCATCGACGCGGATCCTCTACGGCGGTTCGGTCAAGACCGACAACGTCTCAGAGATCGTGGCCTCCGCAGACGTCGACGGAGCCCTGGTCGGCGGAGCCAGCCTCAGCGGACCCGACTTCGCCGCTTTGTGCAAGGCCGCGGTCGCGAAGTAG
- a CDS encoding phosphoglycerate kinase — protein sequence MRTFDDAGIFAGHTVLVRSDLNVPMDNGTITDRGRILASAGTIRDLAEAGAKVIVMSHLGRPKGAPDPQYSLAPIAPELAAAIGRDVAFAADTVGEDARTKAAALEDGQVLLLENLRFNPGETSKDESERKEFAAQLTALADDFVSDGFGVVHRKQASVYDIAAALPHYAGSLVRAEVEVSDRLLNDPKRPFTVVLGGSKVSDKLGVIDNLIDRADNLLIGGGMVFTFLAALGHDIGSSLVEKDRIDDVKGYLDRAEAGGAHIVLPTDIVMAASFAADAEHWVRPVTALEDTPAGAEGLGLDIGEESAQAYADIIRSSATVFWNGPMGVFEFPEFAAGTKAVAQALTTEAGTDAGRLTVVGGGDSAAAVRSLGFADDDFGHISTGGGASLEYLEGKTLPGLEALA from the coding sequence ATGAGGACATTCGACGATGCGGGCATCTTCGCCGGGCATACGGTGCTCGTCCGCAGCGATCTCAACGTGCCGATGGACAACGGCACGATCACCGACCGCGGTCGCATCCTGGCATCGGCCGGGACGATCAGGGACCTCGCTGAGGCGGGAGCCAAGGTCATCGTGATGTCGCACCTGGGTCGCCCCAAGGGCGCCCCCGACCCCCAGTACTCCCTGGCGCCGATCGCGCCCGAACTCGCCGCGGCGATCGGACGCGACGTCGCCTTCGCCGCCGACACGGTCGGCGAGGATGCCCGGACCAAGGCCGCGGCCCTCGAGGACGGACAGGTGCTGCTGCTGGAGAACCTCCGCTTCAACCCCGGAGAGACGTCGAAGGACGAGTCCGAGCGCAAGGAATTCGCCGCACAGCTGACGGCCCTCGCCGATGACTTCGTCTCCGACGGCTTCGGCGTCGTCCACCGCAAGCAGGCCTCCGTCTACGACATCGCCGCCGCACTGCCGCACTATGCCGGTTCACTCGTGCGCGCCGAGGTCGAGGTCAGCGACCGACTCCTCAACGATCCGAAACGGCCGTTCACCGTCGTTCTCGGCGGATCCAAGGTCTCGGACAAGCTCGGAGTCATCGACAACCTCATCGATCGCGCCGACAACCTCCTCATCGGCGGGGGAATGGTCTTCACCTTCCTCGCCGCTCTCGGCCACGACATCGGGTCGAGCCTCGTCGAGAAGGACCGCATCGACGATGTGAAGGGCTACCTCGACCGCGCCGAGGCCGGGGGAGCGCACATCGTGCTGCCCACCGACATCGTCATGGCGGCCTCGTTCGCCGCCGATGCCGAGCACTGGGTGCGCCCGGTGACCGCACTCGAGGACACCCCGGCCGGAGCCGAAGGACTCGGACTCGACATCGGGGAAGAATCGGCTCAGGCCTATGCGGATATCATCAGGTCATCGGCGACGGTGTTCTGGAACGGCCCCATGGGTGTCTTCGAGTTCCCGGAGTTCGCCGCCGGGACGAAGGCCGTGGCGCAGGCACTGACCACCGAGGCCGGCACCGACGCGGGGCGCCTGACCGTTGTGGGAGGCGGAGACTCCGCGGCGGCAGTGCGCAGCCTCGGCTTCGCCGACGACGACTTCGGACACATCTCCACCGGCGGCGGGGCCAGCCTCGAATACCTCGAAGGAAAAACGCTGCCCGGACTCGAAGCACTCGCGTGA
- the gap gene encoding type I glyceraldehyde-3-phosphate dehydrogenase, protein MRRIAINGFGRIGRALLRLSLTPDTDFEVVAVNDLTDTATLAHLLTHDSVWPRFDHEVAVADDALTIDGRRVAVLSQAEPGSIDWSAHDVELVVESTGRFTRRDQAEAHLGGTVSTVVLSAPGKDVDATFVMGVNETDYDPSVHTVVSNASCTTNCMATVVKAVDDAIGVESGLLNTVHAYTGDQMLVDGPHRDLRRARAAAVNIVPTTTGAARTVGRVLPHLAGKLDGLAIRVPVPAGSIIDFTFTPSRSADSDQVNAILRAAAEDSRYLDYSTDELVSTDIVGTTASAIVDSKLTMALGDQIKVVAWYDNEWGYTNRLKDMVSYILSERDS, encoded by the coding sequence ATGAGACGAATCGCCATCAACGGCTTCGGCCGCATCGGTCGTGCCCTGCTCCGTCTGTCCCTCACCCCCGACACCGACTTCGAGGTCGTCGCCGTCAACGATCTCACCGACACCGCGACGCTCGCCCACCTGCTCACCCATGACTCGGTGTGGCCGCGCTTCGACCACGAGGTCGCCGTCGCCGACGACGCGCTGACCATCGACGGTCGCCGCGTCGCCGTACTCAGCCAGGCCGAACCCGGCTCGATCGACTGGTCGGCGCACGACGTCGAACTCGTCGTCGAATCCACCGGCCGCTTCACCCGGCGCGACCAGGCCGAGGCCCACCTCGGCGGCACCGTGTCCACCGTCGTGCTCTCGGCCCCCGGCAAGGACGTCGACGCGACCTTCGTGATGGGCGTCAACGAAACCGACTACGACCCCTCGGTCCACACCGTGGTCTCGAACGCCTCGTGCACGACGAACTGCATGGCCACCGTCGTCAAAGCCGTCGACGATGCCATCGGCGTCGAATCCGGCCTGCTCAACACCGTTCATGCCTACACCGGCGATCAGATGCTCGTCGACGGACCCCACCGGGATCTCCGCCGCGCCCGTGCGGCAGCCGTCAACATCGTCCCCACCACCACCGGAGCCGCGCGCACCGTCGGTCGCGTCCTGCCCCACTTGGCCGGTAAGCTCGACGGGCTCGCGATCCGGGTGCCCGTGCCCGCCGGATCGATCATCGACTTCACCTTCACCCCGAGTCGCAGCGCCGACAGCGACCAGGTCAATGCGATCCTGCGTGCGGCCGCGGAGGACTCGCGCTATCTCGACTACTCCACCGACGAACTCGTCTCCACCGACATCGTCGGCACCACCGCCTCGGCGATCGTCGACTCCAAGCTGACCATGGCTCTGGGAGACCAGATCAAGGTCGTCGCCTGGTACGACAACGAGTGGGGCTACACCAACAGGCTCAAGGACATGGTCAGCTACATTCTCAGCGAAAGGGACTCATGA
- the whiA gene encoding DNA-binding protein WhiA, whose translation MALTAQVKDELARVKITRTSARKAEVSSIFRFSSALHLVNGSIVLEAELDTAQAAKRLRAEIKDLYGQHADIVVINAAGIRRSNRYLLRVTRDGGALARQTGLVDNRGRPVRGLPSAIVNGSVADAEAAWRGAFLAHGSLTEPGRSSALEVTCPGPEAALALVGAARRLGLSAKAREVRGVDRVVIRDGDDIAALLTRMGSHSAVLVWEERRMRREVRATANRLANFDDANLRRSARAAVAAGARVERALEILGDEVPEHLRYAGQLRVTHKQASLEELGALADPPMTKDAVAGRIRRLLSTADKHAEELGIPGTEASLTPEMLEDR comes from the coding sequence ATGGCACTGACCGCTCAGGTCAAGGACGAGTTGGCGCGAGTGAAGATCACCCGCACCTCCGCCCGCAAGGCCGAGGTCTCGTCGATCTTCCGCTTCTCCTCCGCACTCCACCTCGTCAACGGCTCCATCGTGCTCGAAGCCGAACTCGACACCGCCCAGGCCGCCAAGCGGCTGCGCGCCGAGATCAAGGACCTCTACGGCCAGCACGCCGACATCGTCGTCATCAACGCCGCCGGTATCCGCCGGTCGAACCGGTATCTGCTCCGAGTCACCCGTGACGGCGGCGCCCTGGCCCGCCAGACCGGCCTCGTCGACAACCGCGGACGTCCCGTGCGCGGCCTGCCCTCGGCCATCGTCAACGGCTCGGTCGCCGACGCCGAAGCCGCCTGGCGCGGGGCGTTCCTCGCCCACGGCTCCCTGACCGAACCCGGCCGATCCTCGGCGCTCGAAGTCACCTGCCCCGGCCCCGAGGCGGCTCTCGCCCTCGTCGGCGCGGCCCGCCGCCTGGGCCTGAGTGCGAAGGCCCGCGAGGTCCGCGGAGTCGACCGCGTCGTCATCCGCGACGGAGACGACATCGCCGCCCTGCTCACCCGGATGGGCTCCCACAGCGCGGTGCTCGTGTGGGAGGAACGCAGGATGCGCAGAGAGGTCCGCGCCACCGCGAATCGCCTCGCCAACTTCGACGATGCGAACCTGCGTCGTTCGGCGCGTGCCGCCGTAGCCGCCGGTGCCCGCGTCGAACGAGCCCTCGAGATCCTCGGTGACGAGGTCCCCGAACATCTGCGCTACGCCGGGCAGCTGCGAGTGACCCACAAACAGGCCTCCCTCGAAGAGCTCGGAGCGCTGGCCGACCCACCGATGACCAAGGACGCCGTGGCCGGCCGGATCCGGCGGCTCCTGTCGACGGCGGACAAGCATGCAGAGGAACTGGGAATTCCCGGCACCGAAGCCAGTCTGACCCCCGAAATGCTCGAGGATCGCTAA
- a CDS encoding gluconeogenesis factor YvcK family protein has protein sequence METEDLPVISSSAQNEGPSIVSFGGGHGLYAALRAFRLLTEDLTAVVTVADDGGSSGRLRDELGGLPPGDLRMALAALCDDGTWGQTWRDVIQHRFESDGELSGHAVGNLLIAALWQIHGDHVAGLDWMARLLRAHGRVLPMSSVPLTIEADVKFPGSFQVVRGQSVLASTRGHVETVRLDPAAPPARYETIDAVREADVLNLGPGSWYTSVMPHLLVPSLAEAIVASTAVKSLTLNLSSTDGETKDLSLGEHLVSLHRHAPSLRLDYVLVDEAATELEPDLAQRAADMFDAKLWEHPLRSRRQGQHDSLKLAACYRDMLVDAGIGVAEQW, from the coding sequence ATGGAGACCGAAGATCTTCCCGTGATCTCCTCGAGTGCCCAGAACGAGGGACCGAGCATCGTCTCCTTCGGCGGCGGACACGGACTCTACGCGGCGCTGCGGGCTTTCCGCCTGCTCACCGAGGACCTCACCGCCGTCGTCACCGTCGCCGACGACGGCGGCTCCTCGGGACGCCTGCGCGACGAACTCGGCGGCCTGCCCCCGGGCGATCTGCGGATGGCCCTGGCGGCCCTGTGCGACGACGGAACCTGGGGGCAGACCTGGCGTGATGTCATCCAGCACCGCTTCGAATCCGACGGCGAGCTCTCCGGCCACGCCGTGGGCAACCTGCTCATCGCCGCGCTGTGGCAGATCCACGGCGACCATGTGGCCGGCCTCGACTGGATGGCCCGCCTGCTCCGTGCCCACGGACGGGTGCTGCCGATGTCCTCCGTGCCGCTGACGATCGAAGCCGATGTGAAGTTCCCCGGCTCGTTCCAGGTCGTCCGCGGCCAGTCCGTGCTCGCTTCTACCCGCGGACACGTCGAGACGGTGCGACTCGACCCGGCAGCGCCGCCGGCCCGCTACGAGACCATCGACGCCGTCCGCGAAGCCGACGTCCTCAACCTGGGACCCGGATCCTGGTACACCTCGGTGATGCCGCACCTGCTCGTGCCCTCCCTGGCCGAAGCCATCGTCGCCTCGACGGCGGTGAAATCGCTCACTCTCAACCTCAGCTCCACCGACGGTGAGACGAAGGACCTCAGCCTCGGCGAGCACCTCGTCTCGCTGCACCGTCACGCCCCGTCTCTGCGGCTGGACTACGTGCTCGTCGACGAGGCGGCCACCGAGCTCGAACCCGATCTTGCCCAGCGGGCGGCAGACATGTTCGACGCGAAGCTGTGGGAGCACCCGCTGCGCTCCCGGAGGCAGGGTCAGCATGACAGTCTCAAACTCGCGGCATGCTACCGTGACATGTTGGTGGACGCCGGGATCGGCGTCGCCGAGCAGTGGTAG